From Halorubrum salinarum, the proteins below share one genomic window:
- a CDS encoding DUF5815 family protein, whose translation MSQPRVPGGDENALELPCGETVGVGELDLGMREYECACGETHAVVMDVHPPERFLPDFLVEVLREAIDTTSEEMPEFDTPHLLGVVLEEFPEAVVAHDASENADVGYAMVWVTEFDSRRLHEIVVELVVELMEHAVSHADDDEALSAFEREMVEFDVSEFVEQYRAERDLEAEDPYA comes from the coding sequence ATGTCCCAGCCCCGCGTCCCCGGCGGCGACGAGAACGCGCTGGAGCTACCCTGCGGGGAGACGGTCGGCGTCGGCGAACTTGACCTCGGGATGCGCGAGTACGAGTGCGCCTGCGGCGAGACGCACGCGGTCGTGATGGACGTTCACCCGCCCGAGCGCTTCCTCCCGGACTTCCTCGTCGAGGTCCTCCGCGAGGCGATCGACACCACCAGCGAGGAGATGCCCGAGTTCGACACGCCGCACCTGCTCGGCGTCGTCCTGGAGGAGTTCCCCGAGGCGGTCGTCGCGCACGACGCCAGCGAGAACGCGGACGTCGGGTACGCGATGGTGTGGGTCACCGAGTTCGACTCCCGCCGGCTCCACGAGATCGTCGTCGAGCTGGTCGTCGAACTGATGGAACACGCCGTGAGCCACGCGGACGACGACGAGGCGCTGTCGGCGTTCGAGCGGGAGATGGTCGAGTTCGACGTGAGCGAGTTCGTCGAGCAGTACCGCGCGGAGCGCGACCTCGAGGCC